Genomic segment of Oncorhynchus tshawytscha isolate Ot180627B linkage group LG13, Otsh_v2.0, whole genome shotgun sequence:
acctgttgtttaccaaggacccatcagtccactgttagtctacacctgttgtttaccaaggacccttcagtcatcatttcactgttagtctacacctgttgtttaccaaggacccttcagtcagcatttcactgttagtctacacctgttgtttaccaaggacccttcagtcagcatttcactgttagtctacacctgttgtttacgagggacccttcagtcagcatttcactgttagtctacacctgttgtttaccaaggacccatcagtcagcatttcactgttagtctacacctgttgtttaccaaggacccttcagtcagcatttcactgttagtctacacctgttgtttaccaaggacccatcagtcagcatttcactgttagtctacacctgttgtttacgaaggacccttcagtcagcatttcactgttagtctacacctgttgtttaccaaggacccatcagtcagcatttcactgttagtctacacctgttgtttaccaaggacccttcagtcagcatttcactgttagtctacacctgttgtttaccaaggacccatcagtcagcatttcactgttagtctacacctgttgtttacgagggacccttcagtcagcatttcactgttagtctacacctgttgtttaccaaggaacCATCAgtccactgttagtctacacctgttgtttaccaaggacccatcagtcagcatttcactgttagtctacacctgttgtttaccaagcatttgatttgatttagattggCAGAGGTGAGACATGACCCAtaaggcatcctattccctatacagtgcactactaccctatgggtcctggtcaaaatgtgtgcactatgtagggaatagggagacaTTTGGGAAGCATTAACACACTTACACATTAAACCTCTTCTTCATCATTAGATCCACATAGTCCTTTGGGAGAAATAGAGAAAACAGAATCATCTCTAGTTTAGGtcaatagggtgtgtgtgtggggggttcaaGGTTCATTCAATATGTTCAGAGAATATGCATGGTATTGCATTTTAGATATTTTCTAGTGTCTCACCCTGTATCCAGGTGACACATGTTTGTGATATAAAGCCACATCTTCAGGACACTGAGATAGGAGATGTTCTGTTGTAGACCTGAACAAGTCTTCCATAACCTGACGAGGGAAGGACACAAGTTAATGCCGAGTCATTTAGTCAGGTCTAGGAGTAGTTAACGCAGAGTCCTTTAGTCAGGTCTAGAAGGAGTTAATGCAGAGTCATTTAGTCAGGTCTAGAAGGAGTTAACGCAGAGTCATTTAGTCAGGTCTAGAAGGAGTTAACGCAGAGTCCTTTAGTCAGGTCTAGAAGGAGTTAACGCAGAGTCATTTAGTCAGGTCTAGAAGGAGTTAACGCAGAGTCCTTTAGTCAGGTCTAGAAGGAGTTAACGCAGAGTCATTTAGTCAGGTCTAGAAGGAGTTAACGCAGAGTCCTTTAGTCAGGTCTAGAAGGAGTTAACGCAGAGTCATTTAGTCAGGTCTAGAAGGAGTTAATGCAGAGTCCTTTAGTCAGGTCTAGAAGGAGTTAACGCAGAGTCATTTAGTCAGGTCTAGAAGGAGTTAACGCAGAGTCCTTTAGTCAGGTCTAGAAGGAGTTAACGCAGAGTCCTTTAGTCAGGTCTAGAAGGAGTTAACGCAGAGTCATTTAGTCAGGTCTAGAAGGAGTTAACGCAGAGTCCTTTAGTCAAGTCTAGAAGGAGTTAACGCAGAGTCATTTAGTCAGGTCTAGAAGGAGTTAACGCAGAGTCATTTAGTCAGGTCTAGAAGGAGTTAACGAAGAGTCCTTTAGTCAGGTCTAGAAGGAGTTAACGCAGAGTCATTTAGTCAGGTCTAGAAGGAATTCATGCAGAGTCATTTAGTCAGGTCTAGAAGGAGACCGGGTAATGCTGATGAATTTAGTCAATTGGGACTAGGACACAAGTTAATGCAGAGTCATTTAGTCAATCAGGTCTAGAAGGAGACCATATATCAACACTGGATCAAACTGATGGGAGCCAGAGCTGTTCCAAATCTCTCCTCGGGACCCCCAGACGTTTCACAATTTTGTTGAAACACTGAACTAGCTCACCAATTTCCAAGTAGTCAAGGTTTTTGataattagttgacaagttgaatcagatgtgctagctctggaatagtTAAAATACATggaacggctgggggtccccgaggagaggtttggaatggCTGGGgttcccagaggagaggtttggaacggcTGGGGTTCCCGAGGAGAGATCTGGAACAGCTGGGGTTCCCAGAGGAGTTGTTTGAAAACCGCTGCTCTAGTGACTGTGTGAAGGAGATCTCTGCCTCCACCATGTACTGTAGAGTTTTACAAGTTAGAAACATTTTATATAAGGGGACTTATATTCCATACCTTCATTAGATCCTCGAGTGACTGTGTGAAGGAGATCTCTGCCTCCACCATGTAGAACTCAGCCAGGTGACGTCTGCTCTGAGAGTTCTCCGCCCGGAAGGTTGGTCCAAAAGTGTACACTCCAGGAAACGCCCTGGAAGAGACATAGAAAACACAAAGTATAAATACTGCATTCGTACAATACTCTCTCTGGATcttatgagtgagtgagtgagtgagtgagtgagtgagtgagtgagtgagtgagttggtgagcgagcgagcgaccaAAAGACTGACTGAATGAAAGCATGGTACTGAGTTCCAGTATCTCCTCACCCAGCCGTGACCTCCAGATGCAGCTGCCCAGAGACAGTCAGGTACGCTGGGACAGAGAAGAAGTGTTGGTGCCCTTCCTCATCCTGGTTCTTCTCCTGACCTGCAGGCTGAGGGAAGATAGAAGACACATTAATCCTTCTCTTTACAATAACAACCAGATGGTCAAACGAAACTGCTCCACAAGTCCCAAGTATTGTAATTATTATGCTGAGGCTTTATTTACTGCACCATTTTGTTGACGGACAGATCAGAATTGTAAttctctgacagacagagctCACCTCAACCTGGAAGAGCTCTCCTGCCCCTTCACAGTCATTAGAGGTGAGGACTGGGGTGTGGACCTGAATAAAGCCCTTCTcctgcaacaacaacacagacattATCATCTGGACTGGGGTGTGGACCTGAACAAAGCCCTTctcctgcaacaacaacaacacagacattATCATCTGGACTGGGGTGTGGACCTGAATAAAGCCCTTCTCCTGCAACAATGACATTTCACACTATTGGGTCATCTTGGATATTGTACTTTCCGACATGGTTCCAGCACCAAGGTGGATGAGAAGGCCAGCCAGACCAGCCCAGCAAAGCCTGGCTTGGGACAGTAGTGTGAAAAGGATATGAGTTGGTATAACAATGATattctatgaaaagccaactgacatttactcctgaggtgctgacttgttcaccggacgtgctacctgtcccagacctgctgttttcaactctctagagacagcaggagtggtagagatactcttaatgatcggctatgaaaagccaactgacatttactcctgaggtgctgacttgctgcacccttaacaactactgtgattataataatttgaccctactggtcatttatgaacatttgaacatcttggccatgttctgttataatctccacccggcacagccagaagaggactggccacccctcagagcctggttcctctctaggtttctagagtttttcctagccaccgtgcttctacacctgcattgcttggtgtttggggttttagaagggctttataaataaatttgattgatattCTAGTCTACTGGTCTAACATTGGTCTCATCTCACCTTGAAATATTGCTGTATAGCAGTGGTGGCTTCGCTGCGTATTCTCAGCAGGGAACTGAAGACGTTGGTTTTACACCTCAGGTGAGGAAACTGACGGATGTACTCCAGACCATGTTTCTCCTTGATCTTAAAGGGGAAGTCCTGAAACAACAGAGCATGACAAAGGTTATATATTTACATTCTCCAACCACATCTATCAGGTTATATATTTACATTCTCCAACCACATCTATCTGGTTATATATTTACATTCTCCAACCACATCTATCTGGTTATATATTTACATTCTCCAACCACATCTATCTGGTTATATATTTACATTCTCCAACCACATCTATCTGGTTATATATTTACATTCTCCAACCACATCTATCTGGTTATATATTTACATTCTCCAACCACATCTATCTGGTTATATATTTACATTCTCCAACCACATCTATCTGGTTATATATTTACATTCTCCAACCACATCTATCTGGTTATATATTTACATTCTCCAACCACATCTATCAGGTTATATATTTACATTCTCCAACCACATCTATCTGGTTATATATTTACATTCTCCAACCACATCTATCTGGTTATATATTTACATTCTCCAACCACATCTATATGGTTATATATTTACATTCTCCAACCACATCTATCTGGTTATATATTCACCACAGGGTTACATTCTCCAACCACATCTATCTGGTCAGCCTGCAGTTCCACGTCCTGCTTGCGGCTGGGACTCGTGACCAGGCTTCCTGAGATCTCCACAGCACTCCCAAACGTCAGCAGTCTGGAGAAGAAGAAACAACCAGGAAAGAACAGAGAAGTGATAATCAAGCCAATGAAAAATACTCATGACAGGTATAGTAATATATCACATAACTACACAAGTCACTTTACCCTGAAGGGAAAGAGggtgctatgggccctggtctaaagtagtacactatacagggaagAGGGTACTATGGgccatggtctaaagtagtacactatacagggaagagggtactatgggccctggtctaaagtagtgcaccatacagggaagaggccctggtctaaagtagtacactatacagggaagagggtactatgggccctggtctaaagtagtgcaccatacagGGAAGAGggtactatgggccctggtctaaagtagtgcaccatacagGGAAGAGggtactatgggccctggtctaaagtagtgcaccatacagGGAAGAGGGTGCTATAATAAAAGGTAGCCTACAGGTACGTCCTCACCTGTGGTTGAGCTCTGAGCTGGCCACTACCTGTAGAGACTGAAGGGAGCTCCCGTCATTCACATGGAGGAACAGATTCTCCTTCTGGGGTCTCACAGAGCGAACCCAGCCCTAGGATATCAGAGGGAACgtatattacagtacattatagacTTCTTCTGtcgaattttaccccctttttctccccaatttcatagtatccaattattagtagttactatcttgtctcatcgctacaactcccgggAGAGACGacggtcgaaagtcatgcgtcctccgaaacacaaaccaaccaagccgcactgcttcttaacacagcccgCATCCAACTTCACTTGACTCATTTTCTAtgaaggcatctttacttttactcaagtatgacaactgtgtttaaaaaaaaaacatttgagtcatttagcagacactcttatccagagtgacttacaggattcatcttaagatagctagagttaggtgggacaaccacatatcacaggcatagaaaaTACATTTCTTCACCGCAGGAGGGACAGGACATTACACTATACACTTTGACCAACTCGGTCCTGAGTGAAATAGCTAAATACAGTAATCTGTATTTAACCTTTCAGAAATGAAGTTGCAAATGTAATATTTGGAAATGACAGTAGCAGTGATGAACACTGAGCAGCAGAGCTCTGAgggtcattcattcattcacttacttctcattcattcattcacttcTCATTCATTCACttctcattcattcatttatgaccgtatttgatttaacctttaacaaggcagGTCAGTCGAGAAGAAATTcttcatttacaatgacggtctacagtAGACACAATTACAATACCTGCACTTTGATTTTTGTTCCCACATCTAAATTTGAGATTGCCTCGCATATTCGGGTCTTTCTGGGCGTCTCCTGGCAGTAATATCGAAGGCTTTGCAACATTCCAAGAGCTGCTTCAGACAACCACAACCTATTAGCCGGCAACATTGTTACTATATGCCTCAAATAAATAGTTTAGTTACAGACGCTATATTATGCAATATGGAGCTACAATTACTAAAATGCAAAAGAGGTAGACGATTTCTTCATTATGACGGTTAAATTCAGTTTATAAAACACTGGTTGACATTCACGTTGTCCCGTGCATCCTGGTTGAAGATCACTTCCCGTTTGGGTCTCTGGCTATTGGTGCTCCTTCTTCTTCGTCTTCTTCTATGGGGTTGAACGGCGGTTGGCTATTGGTGCTCCTTCTTCTTTGTCTTCTTCTATGGGGTTGAACGGCGGTTGGCTATTGGTGCTCCTTCTTCTTCGTCTTCTTCTATGGGGTTTAACGTCGGTTGGTGCGATTCTGTGACATTTCTTTTCAACTAGACAATACGACTACGCTGAACCGTGTGGCACTGGTCCATAACCGGAGACGTGACCGGGAAAAAACGGCCCGTCTCTAATCTGCACCGTTtatgttgtcaacaaggcagcatcaCAGATTGAACAATGACACAGAGATTTCACCGGATTGTATAAACATGTTTTAAAGCATCCGCTTGGCATTTCCATTCACTAGCAAATATGGTCGTGAGAGAAAGCCAAGTGGCCGGCAGTTGGAGGAGATATAACGAGGTGGATTTTGATCGATATTCTTCaaattttctcatcgatgaaacatttgatctcaatacagttttctgttcacAAAACTAGAATATGTTACAAATAGAGTGGACCAAGTTTGGTAGGCTTTACCCCTAgacaacgtttttttttttaatgtcgtTGATTAGGAGTGCATAGGCGAAATGAGTTATGGCACACGCGCTATttacagagtaggcgttccctaacggaaatatgcaactGTGTGCTAGAACGGGCCAATAGAATCTCGCTAGCTCGTTTATGGCTCTGCCCACTTATGACTCATTTGTTTCCGTTTGAAACAACAGGcggtggtctatcttggtttattTATACAAATCTTTGTCAGCATAGTGCATCGTCCAGAAACATACAATCCCTTTTCCGTCAAATATATGTTTGAATTTTTTCAAACTAGTTTCACTTTTGAAGACAATCACGTTTCCATGTGAAAACCGCGGGGTTTTCCTAAAGGTTTATTTATACACACACTTCTAACCATACTCATCGAGCTTAATTAGGTCACTGTTGTTTTGACCTCATGCCAAAGAGGCAGCCcggggcctgttgcacaaaactaggataagggattaagccaggatatcttggtgatcctggctcaattgatccgtaatccggttgcactaaagatggatagggggcaggaggatatgttatggtataaattaccatggagatttattctgtggagctagcctgctccagaccaggctaaattccaggatctatttaatctcatccctaatgtcagtcagcagtcaccacaaatggaaaccaatagttatttcactgctcactatacattgttatcacatataactagacccactgttattatttaaacatttgtgatcattaatttcaatgattttggataaaaaatgatttttagatgatgttgctatcattagataatttacagtttcccatagactataaggctatatataaaatgatagaatattagggccacagaggggaaaaaaaaacacaagtcataatattgtaaccagttgttttaaaggaggacagttgttaaaatgacagatgtggggcatttcgtgaaattgtacttcagtatggtttcataaacaaagacatgctgatgtgccagaatattaagtatcacattgtcataagtatcaaaactgtaaaaacaatatgtagcttttctgcagaaagaaccagcctcataaatttatgactttatcctttttcttcagtgtggccctagtactctgtcatataaacaaatacacattccatatgaatataaaaacacaatgtgtaacattatgttcctttattgaataaggacaaaacaaagcaggtaaaccatcagctcctttcgaaactgaagtcacagtgactctacaagatggaaagcacagaatccaagcatattatacaaagtgatacatacacattcaaaggtctgtatataacacaccctgcatgtctgcacactaaaataaatgcaggacaaatccatacacatcaactgaacagacaaatgaatggatgcagtagcctccctgcagccttgtattacacacagtataccgcacaaacatcataagaggccaaattcgtcaaaaacgaacccaaaaaacccaaattcctctgccaccgcaggacatatttaaccaaaattgaaagcacacatactaactaaaataattcaacacatattggtccctcagcagccgaccactgtcgtcatcagggaagattgccggattgtcccagtccatggctggtggcactctgggggccctctccttcctcaggcaggccacattgtggaggacagcacaagccacagtaatatcacatgccctaacagggctgacccttaatttgtgaaggcag
This window contains:
- the LOC121839128 gene encoding LOW QUALITY PROTEIN: probable asparagine--tRNA ligase, mitochondrial (The sequence of the model RefSeq protein was modified relative to this genomic sequence to represent the inferred CDS: inserted 1 base in 1 codon) yields the protein MLPANRLWLSEAALGMLQSLRYYCQETPRKTRICEAISNLDVGTKIKVQGWVRSVRPQKENLFLHVNDGSSLQSLQVVASSELNHRLLTFGSAVEISGSLVTSPSRKQDVELQADQIDVVGECNPVDFPFKIKEKHGLEYIRQFPHLRCKTNVFSSLLRIRSEATTAIQQYFKEKGFIQVHTPVLTSNDCEGAGELFQVEPAGQEKNQDEEGHQHFFSVPAYLTVSGQLHLEVTAGAFPGVYTFGPTFRAENSQSRRHLAEFYMVEAEISFTQSLEDLMKVMEDLFRSTTEHLLSQCPEDVALYHKHVSPGYRDYVDLMMKKRFNVITYTEAINILNSSSKKFAFKTDWGSDLQTEHEKYLVKHCGDVPLFVTDYPYALKPFYTRDNQDQPLHTAAAVDLLXPGVGEMCGGSLREERLDLLKTRLAQAGLDETYGWYLDLRRFGSVPHGGFGMGFERYLQCVLGVDNIKDVIPFPRYSHSCLL